A single genomic interval of Nodosilinea sp. PGN35 harbors:
- a CDS encoding nickel-binding protein: MSIVVVETLSTTPLTPENPTATDYQILDCLGARMGTWQYSLLSSDRLRMLCVFEAPDAEAVRESYAKAGGGFDRIWSAQRLTPAQPPQTNGTPLRVIESVYPAAVTPDQWQTNHDSLQAYWVEQGPEQRVAWVKSYLSLNRTRGFCELYAPNAEVIQTGYRQAGVPFHRVWSAKVIQL, encoded by the coding sequence ATGTCGATTGTCGTCGTCGAAACCCTGTCCACCACGCCCCTGACCCCAGAAAACCCCACCGCAACCGACTACCAGATTCTCGACTGCCTGGGGGCGCGCATGGGCACCTGGCAGTATTCGCTGCTGTCGAGCGATCGCCTGCGCATGCTCTGCGTGTTTGAGGCCCCCGATGCCGAGGCGGTACGGGAGTCCTACGCTAAAGCGGGCGGCGGCTTCGATCGCATCTGGAGCGCCCAGCGACTCACCCCAGCCCAGCCGCCCCAGACGAACGGCACCCCGCTGAGGGTGATTGAGAGCGTCTATCCCGCCGCGGTGACCCCAGACCAGTGGCAGACCAACCACGACTCGCTCCAGGCTTACTGGGTCGAGCAGGGGCCAGAGCAGAGAGTGGCATGGGTGAAATCCTACCTGTCGCTCAACCGCACCCGAGGATTTTGTGAGCTGTATGCTCCCAATGCCGAGGTAATTCAGACGGGCTATCGGCAGGCGGGGGTGCCGTTTCATCGGGTGTGGTCGGCAAAGGTGATTCAGCTGTAG